A region from the Sulfurivermis fontis genome encodes:
- a CDS encoding OmpP1/FadL family transporter: MRSAGRGGIALLLCAASGAGWAAGFALSDKSVSSLGSAFAGTAAQAQDASVVYTNPAAMQRLTGSSLSIAVHQIAPTARYSDAASTVSGPNPGDAGPTRLAPNLYMVAELAPEYRFGLGVYVPFALGLEYDDRWPGRYHSIKSEMTTVNISPALSWQLTPALAVGGSIDFQYLTAELSQAVDFGTICVAQLGGPACTSLGLAPQQSDGKQTLKGDNWTTGYSLGLHYAPTPQWQFGAVYHSDTRQNISGTSDFANVPAAFAGTFTDSGGKTRVHLPESVSLSAAWAVTERLTLLADYTWTAWSRHKEFRVDFANTLADSVSTYNWHDTGFYALGLDYRLAPQWRLRAGVAYDESPVPDPEHRTPIGPDNDRRWYAVGATYAPDQTFSLDLALAHVDVEDALINNTDSLGHTLNGRFRLSGRYLSAQTSWRF, from the coding sequence ATGAGGAGCGCCGGCAGGGGAGGCATCGCATTGCTGTTGTGCGCGGCAAGCGGGGCCGGCTGGGCCGCCGGTTTTGCCCTCAGCGACAAGAGCGTCAGCAGCCTGGGCAGCGCCTTCGCCGGCACGGCGGCGCAGGCGCAGGATGCCAGCGTGGTGTACACCAATCCGGCGGCGATGCAGCGCCTGACCGGTTCGTCCCTGAGCATCGCCGTGCACCAGATCGCGCCCACTGCACGCTACAGCGATGCGGCCTCCACGGTGAGCGGCCCCAATCCCGGCGATGCCGGTCCCACCCGGCTGGCCCCCAACCTGTATATGGTTGCCGAGCTGGCGCCGGAATACCGTTTCGGCCTCGGCGTGTACGTCCCCTTTGCCTTGGGCCTGGAATACGATGATCGCTGGCCCGGTCGCTACCATTCCATCAAGTCGGAAATGACCACCGTCAACATCAGCCCGGCGCTGTCCTGGCAGCTCACCCCGGCGCTGGCCGTGGGCGGCAGCATCGACTTCCAGTACCTCACCGCCGAACTGAGTCAGGCCGTGGATTTCGGCACCATCTGCGTGGCCCAGCTCGGTGGGCCCGCGTGCACGTCCCTGGGGTTGGCGCCGCAGCAGAGCGACGGCAAGCAAACCCTCAAGGGCGACAACTGGACCACCGGCTACAGTCTCGGGCTGCACTATGCGCCGACGCCGCAGTGGCAGTTCGGCGCCGTCTACCACAGCGACACGCGCCAGAACATCAGCGGCACTTCTGACTTTGCAAATGTGCCGGCGGCGTTTGCCGGAACATTCACCGACAGCGGCGGCAAGACTCGCGTCCATCTGCCCGAGTCGGTCAGCCTCAGCGCTGCCTGGGCGGTGACCGAGCGCCTGACCCTGCTGGCCGACTACACCTGGACGGCCTGGAGCCGGCACAAGGAGTTCCGTGTCGATTTCGCCAACACCCTGGCCGACAGCGTCAGCACCTACAACTGGCACGATACCGGTTTCTATGCCCTGGGCCTCGACTACCGCCTCGCCCCGCAGTGGCGGCTGCGCGCCGGTGTGGCCTATGACGAATCGCCGGTGCCCGACCCCGAGCACCGCACCCCCATCGGTCCCGACAACGACCGCCGCTGGTATGCCGTGGGTGCCACCTATGCCCCCGACCAGACCTTCTCGCTCGACCTTGCCCTGGCCCACGTCGATGTGGAGGACGCCCTCATCAACAACACCGACAGCCTCGGCCATACCCTCAATGGCCGCTTTCGCCTCAGCGGGCGCTATCTCAGCGCCCAGACCAGTTGGCGCTTCTGA
- the mnmG gene encoding tRNA uridine-5-carboxymethylaminomethyl(34) synthesis enzyme MnmG codes for MLYQDRFDVIVVGGGHAGTEAALAAARLGARTLLLTHNIETLGQMSCNPAIGGIGKGHLVKEIDALGGLMARAIDRAGIQFRILNASKGPAVRATRAQADRQLYKAVVRRALENQPNLVLFQQAVDDLIIEGGRAVGVVTKMGLRFAASAIVLTAGTFLAGRIHIGLANYEGGRAGDPPANALARRLRELPVNVARLKTGTPPRLDGRSIDWSILQAQPGDDPVPVFSFLGTAADHPQQIACYITHTSERTHEIIRGGLDRSPMYTGVIEGVGPRYCPSIEDKVVRFADKDQHQIFLEPEGLTTHEVYPNGISTSLPFDVQYALVRSIRGLENAHIVRPGYAIEYDFFDPRGLHPTLETKHIPGLFFAGQINGTTGYEEAAAQGLLAGLNAGRQALGHEGWWPRRDEAYLGVMVDDLITRGTSEPYRMFTSRAEHRLLLREDNADLRLTPIGRELGLVDDGRWAAFEAKREAIAREQQRLNDTWVRPQTVPDAEAERVLGQPITREYRLADLLRRPDVSYASLMTLTAAGEGVTDPAVAEQVEIQAKYAGYIERQQAEIERQRRHEETRLPADLDYREVSGLSAEVRDKLSRQRPDTLGQAARIPGITPAAISLLLVHLKKRELGRRTG; via the coding sequence ATGCTGTATCAGGACAGATTCGATGTGATCGTGGTGGGCGGTGGTCACGCCGGGACCGAGGCGGCCCTGGCGGCGGCGCGTCTGGGCGCGCGCACGCTGCTGCTGACCCACAACATCGAGACCCTGGGCCAGATGAGCTGCAACCCGGCCATCGGTGGCATCGGCAAGGGGCACCTGGTCAAGGAGATCGATGCCCTCGGTGGCCTGATGGCCCGCGCCATCGACCGCGCCGGTATCCAGTTCCGTATTCTCAACGCCAGTAAGGGCCCGGCGGTGCGCGCCACCCGCGCCCAGGCCGACCGTCAGCTGTACAAGGCGGTGGTACGCCGTGCGCTGGAAAACCAACCCAACCTCGTCCTGTTCCAGCAGGCGGTGGATGACCTCATCATCGAGGGTGGCCGTGCCGTCGGCGTGGTGACCAAGATGGGCCTGCGTTTCGCCGCGTCGGCCATCGTACTCACCGCCGGCACCTTCCTCGCCGGCCGCATCCACATCGGCCTCGCCAACTACGAAGGCGGCCGTGCCGGCGACCCGCCGGCCAATGCCCTGGCGCGCCGCCTGCGCGAACTGCCGGTGAACGTGGCACGCCTCAAGACCGGCACGCCGCCGCGTCTGGACGGCCGTAGCATCGACTGGTCCATCCTGCAGGCGCAGCCGGGCGATGACCCGGTGCCGGTGTTCTCCTTCCTCGGCACGGCGGCGGACCATCCGCAGCAGATCGCCTGCTACATCACCCACACCTCGGAGCGCACCCATGAGATCATCCGCGGCGGGCTGGACCGCTCGCCCATGTACACCGGGGTGATCGAGGGGGTGGGGCCGCGCTACTGCCCGTCCATCGAGGACAAGGTGGTGCGCTTCGCCGACAAGGACCAGCATCAGATCTTCCTGGAGCCGGAGGGGTTGACCACCCATGAGGTGTATCCCAACGGCATCTCCACCTCACTGCCCTTCGACGTGCAGTACGCCCTGGTGCGCTCCATCCGCGGCCTGGAAAATGCCCATATCGTGCGCCCCGGCTACGCCATCGAATACGACTTTTTCGACCCGCGCGGCCTGCACCCGACGCTGGAGACCAAGCACATCCCCGGCTTGTTCTTCGCCGGCCAGATCAACGGCACTACCGGTTACGAAGAGGCGGCGGCACAGGGCCTGCTCGCCGGCCTCAACGCCGGACGCCAAGCCTTGGGCCACGAGGGCTGGTGGCCGCGCCGCGACGAGGCCTACCTCGGTGTGATGGTGGACGACCTGATCACCCGCGGCACCAGCGAACCCTATCGCATGTTCACCTCCCGTGCCGAGCACCGCTTGCTGTTGCGTGAAGACAACGCCGACCTGCGCCTCACTCCCATCGGCCGCGAACTCGGCTTGGTGGACGATGGGCGCTGGGCGGCCTTCGAGGCCAAGCGCGAGGCCATCGCCCGGGAGCAGCAGCGTCTCAACGACACCTGGGTGCGGCCGCAGACGGTACCGGATGCAGAGGCGGAGCGGGTGCTGGGCCAGCCCATCACCCGGGAATATCGTCTCGCCGACCTGTTGCGCCGCCCCGATGTGAGTTATGCCTCACTGATGACCCTGACGGCGGCGGGTGAGGGGGTGACCGACCCGGCGGTGGCCGAGCAGGTGGAGATCCAGGCCAAATACGCCGGCTACATCGAGCGCCAGCAGGCCGAGATCGAGCGTCAGCGCCGCCATGAAGAAACCCGGCTACCGGCGGACCTGGACTACCGCGAGGTGAGCGGCCTGTCCGCCGAGGTGCGTGACAAGCTGTCGCGCCAGCGCCCCGACACCCTGGGCCAGGCGGCACGCATCCCCGGCATCACGCCGGCGGCGATCTCGCTGCTGCTGGTCCATCTGAAAAAACGCGAGCTGGGGAGAAGAACGGGATGA
- a CDS encoding PilZ domain-containing protein: MAMPEERRTAPRLLRDENVIVKILVAPARPELVGTEVACSTVDVSATGLRLLLETPVEAGSQLGLEVDLTEHSDRYFLGGEVMWSRETEAAGIYLVGVHLLEGNGFETERWNGLFL, translated from the coding sequence ATGGCCATGCCGGAAGAGCGCCGCACCGCACCGCGGCTGCTGCGCGATGAGAACGTGATAGTGAAGATCCTGGTGGCCCCGGCCCGGCCCGAGCTGGTGGGAACCGAGGTGGCGTGTTCCACGGTGGATGTGTCTGCCACCGGCCTGCGCCTGCTGCTGGAAACCCCGGTCGAGGCCGGTAGCCAGCTGGGACTGGAGGTGGACCTGACGGAACACAGCGACCGCTATTTCCTCGGCGGCGAGGTGATGTGGTCGCGGGAGACCGAGGCAGCCGGCATCTACCTTGTCGGTGTGCACCTGCTGGAGGGCAATGGTTTCGAGACCGAGCGCTGGAATGGCCTGTTCCTCTAG
- a CDS encoding PA0069 family radical SAM protein — protein sequence MAKFPPQPPHGRGATGSPDNRYAAHQREWVDDGWGSLTALPTLRTELQVDTSRTVITYNDSPDVPFDRSINPYRGCEHGCVYCFARPTHAWLGLSPGLDFESRLFHKPDAPALLRQELAKSGYRCAPIALGINTDAYQPVERELRLTRALIEVLGEHAQPFSVISKSALIERDIDLLAVLAKHRLVHVAISLATLQRSLARRLEPRAAAPQRRLETIRRLHAAGIPVTVLIAPLIPALTDHELEDIMTAAREAGALDCGYVLLRLPLEVDELFQDWLRTHAPLQAERVMNRLRDCRGGRNYDSRFGRRMRGEGEYAELLRRRFRLAYRKLGFMDIPPLDCTQFRVPGRALQLGLF from the coding sequence ATGGCCAAATTCCCTCCCCAGCCCCCGCACGGCCGCGGCGCCACCGGCAGTCCGGACAACCGCTACGCCGCCCACCAGCGCGAATGGGTGGACGACGGCTGGGGCAGTCTGACGGCCTTGCCGACGCTGCGCACCGAACTGCAGGTGGACACCAGCCGCACGGTCATCACCTACAATGACTCCCCCGACGTCCCCTTCGACCGCTCCATCAATCCCTACCGCGGCTGCGAGCACGGCTGCGTCTACTGCTTTGCCCGCCCCACCCACGCCTGGCTGGGCCTGTCGCCGGGACTGGACTTCGAGAGCCGCCTGTTCCACAAACCGGACGCCCCCGCCCTGCTGCGCCAGGAACTGGCCAAGTCCGGTTACCGCTGCGCCCCCATCGCCCTCGGCATCAACACCGATGCCTACCAGCCGGTGGAGCGCGAACTGCGCCTGACCCGCGCCCTCATCGAGGTGCTGGGCGAACACGCCCAGCCCTTCAGCGTGATTAGCAAATCGGCCCTCATCGAACGCGATATCGATCTGCTGGCGGTCCTGGCCAAACACCGTCTGGTCCACGTCGCCATTTCGCTCGCCACTCTGCAGCGTTCGCTGGCCCGCCGCCTGGAGCCGCGTGCCGCTGCACCACAAAGACGGCTGGAAACCATCCGTCGCTTACACGCCGCCGGTATCCCGGTGACCGTGCTCATCGCACCGTTGATCCCGGCGCTCACCGATCACGAACTGGAAGACATCATGACGGCGGCGCGCGAAGCCGGCGCCCTCGATTGCGGCTATGTACTGCTGCGCCTGCCCCTGGAGGTGGACGAATTGTTTCAGGACTGGCTGCGCACCCACGCCCCGCTGCAGGCGGAGCGAGTGATGAACCGCTTGCGTGACTGCCGCGGCGGCAGGAACTACGACAGCCGCTTCGGCCGGCGCATGCGCGGCGAAGGTGAATACGCGGAGCTGCTTCGCCGGCGATTCCGCCTTGCTTACCGCAAACTGGGTTTCATGGATATCCCGCCACTGGACTGCACACAATTCCGCGTGCCGGGGCGGGCGCTGCAGCTGGGCTTGTTCTGA
- a CDS encoding outer membrane beta-barrel protein — protein sequence MRKVQTAKEPTRSAGVLAATLLLANLVFTPVAAADWFFGAKAGPMLVDVGGMDDPTNAGVMVGHEWGVVLGDIGVQGEITSSIDDGSYAGQDVSIDTQAVYGVFRTAGPVYFIAKLGMLREDVTIGSVSDDDTGSSAGLGVGFSIGLAQFEVEYTQIEDDVDFLSVGIRF from the coding sequence ATGCGCAAGGTACAAACAGCCAAAGAACCAACCCGGTCAGCGGGCGTACTGGCCGCCACACTGCTGCTGGCAAACTTGGTATTTACACCTGTCGCCGCCGCCGACTGGTTCTTCGGCGCCAAGGCCGGACCGATGCTGGTGGATGTCGGCGGCATGGACGATCCCACCAATGCCGGCGTGATGGTCGGTCACGAATGGGGTGTGGTGCTCGGCGACATCGGTGTGCAGGGCGAAATCACCAGCAGCATCGACGATGGCAGCTATGCCGGTCAGGATGTCAGCATCGATACGCAGGCGGTGTATGGCGTATTCCGCACCGCCGGCCCGGTCTATTTCATCGCCAAGCTGGGTATGCTGCGGGAAGATGTGACGATAGGTTCTGTGTCCGACGACGACACCGGCAGCTCGGCCGGTCTCGGAGTCGGCTTCAGCATCGGTCTGGCACAATTCGAGGTGGAGTACACCCAGATCGAGGACGACGTCGACTTCCTCAGTGTCGGCATCCGTTTCTAG
- a CDS encoding type II toxin-antitoxin system RatA family toxin gives MSRHCVSRRLPYRCEQLFDLVLDIERYPAFVPGYSQARILRREADALEVEQQAGFGPAAFRFRSRAEFMAPERIAIRALDGPFRRLDVTWHFLPQDGGCRVTAETRYELAPLLAPLLQGGLALLASRLLDAFARRAAELYGERA, from the coding sequence ATGTCCCGCCACTGCGTCTCCCGCCGGCTGCCCTACCGCTGCGAGCAGCTGTTCGACCTGGTGCTCGATATCGAGCGCTATCCGGCGTTCGTGCCCGGCTACAGCCAGGCACGCATCCTGCGCCGTGAGGCGGATGCGCTGGAGGTGGAGCAGCAAGCCGGTTTTGGCCCGGCCGCCTTCCGCTTCCGCTCCCGTGCCGAATTCATGGCGCCGGAGCGCATTGCCATCCGTGCCCTCGATGGCCCGTTCCGCCGGCTGGATGTAACCTGGCATTTCCTGCCGCAGGACGGCGGCTGCCGCGTCACGGCGGAAACCCGTTACGAATTGGCGCCGCTGCTGGCGCCGTTGCTGCAGGGCGGTCTGGCCCTGCTGGCATCGCGCCTGCTCGACGCTTTTGCGCGCCGCGCCGCAGAACTCTATGGCGAACGCGCCTAG
- a CDS encoding type III PLP-dependent enzyme — protein MTMVDARSETASIVAGDKADEPPEAERIRRLVAIHGAPLLILDCEAVRRQYRALAAALPGVDLHYALKPLPHPAVVTTLMQEEAWFDLATSGEVDLVRGLGVAPERCIHTHPIKRDRDIRDALDFGVTTFVVDNPDELRKFVKYADQVELLLRVSFRSPDAKVDLSKKFGCTPEAARELLVLAHDLGIRIKGLSFHVGSQAADPRKHVEAVHACGAIIAWNKQAGLPPLSVLDIGGGFPVEYNEDVPPINEFCRPIREALAQIPGDVRLIAEPGRFISAPAITAVSSVMGKALRDGRWWYYLDDGVYGSYSGQMFDHAKYPVDCLEWHGERFPSVLAGPTCDSIDVIDENIMLPELNEGDLVVGRMMGAYTWASATEFNFFRKAQIVVINEYVGEACEVVPLVG, from the coding sequence ATGACCATGGTCGATGCCCGCAGTGAAACCGCGTCCATCGTCGCCGGCGACAAGGCCGACGAACCCCCCGAAGCCGAACGTATCCGGCGTCTCGTTGCCATTCATGGCGCCCCGCTGCTGATCCTCGACTGCGAGGCGGTACGACGACAATACCGCGCCCTGGCCGCGGCGTTGCCCGGCGTCGATTTGCACTATGCCCTCAAGCCGCTGCCGCACCCGGCGGTGGTCACCACCCTGATGCAGGAAGAGGCCTGGTTCGACCTCGCCACCAGCGGCGAAGTGGACCTGGTGCGCGGCCTCGGTGTCGCCCCGGAGCGCTGCATCCACACCCATCCCATCAAGCGCGACCGCGACATCCGCGACGCCCTCGACTTCGGCGTCACCACCTTCGTGGTGGACAATCCGGACGAACTGCGCAAGTTCGTCAAATACGCCGATCAGGTGGAACTGTTGCTGCGCGTGTCCTTCCGCAGCCCCGACGCCAAGGTCGATCTGTCGAAGAAGTTCGGCTGCACTCCCGAGGCGGCGCGCGAGCTGCTGGTGTTGGCGCATGACCTCGGCATCCGCATCAAGGGCCTGTCGTTCCATGTCGGTTCCCAGGCCGCCGATCCGCGCAAGCACGTGGAGGCGGTCCATGCCTGCGGCGCGATCATCGCCTGGAACAAGCAAGCCGGCCTGCCGCCGCTCAGCGTGCTCGACATCGGTGGCGGCTTCCCGGTGGAGTACAACGAGGACGTGCCGCCCATCAACGAATTCTGCCGTCCGATCCGCGAGGCGCTGGCGCAGATCCCGGGCGACGTGCGTCTCATCGCCGAACCGGGCCGCTTCATCTCCGCCCCGGCGATCACCGCCGTCTCGTCGGTGATGGGCAAGGCCCTGCGCGACGGCCGCTGGTGGTACTACCTGGACGACGGCGTGTACGGCTCCTACAGCGGTCAGATGTTCGACCACGCCAAATATCCGGTGGACTGCCTGGAGTGGCACGGCGAGCGTTTCCCCAGCGTGCTGGCGGGCCCCACCTGCGATAGCATCGACGTCATCGATGAAAACATCATGTTGCCGGAACTGAATGAGGGCGACCTCGTCGTCGGCCGCATGATGGGCGCCTACACCTGGGCCAGTGCCACGGAGTTCAACTTCTTCCGCAAGGCGCAGATCGTGGTGATCAACGAATACGTGGGCGAGGCCTGCGAGGTCGTGCCGCTGGTCGGCTGA
- a CDS encoding DUF2238 domain-containing protein: MAEPPPFRRNRPLQWMIAWLAGLWLVTAIAPFNRFDWLLENLLVFIYGMLLLATYSRFAFSNTSYGLFTVFLSLHLVGAHYTYAETPLGFWLRDAFDLSRNHYDRIVHFAYGLLIAYPFREILLRAAGVRPGWSYFLAVTAVLGFSGFYEVLEAVVAMIVSPELGDAYLGTQGDIWDAQRDMGLACVGAILAMLATAWRQRQNTLAAKGFDAEAAG, translated from the coding sequence ATGGCTGAGCCGCCGCCGTTCCGCCGCAACCGCCCCCTGCAGTGGATGATCGCCTGGCTGGCCGGGCTGTGGCTGGTGACGGCCATCGCGCCGTTCAACCGCTTCGACTGGCTGCTGGAGAACCTGCTGGTATTCATCTACGGGATGCTGCTGCTCGCCACCTACAGCCGCTTCGCCTTCTCCAATACCTCCTATGGCCTGTTCACCGTGTTTCTCAGCCTGCACCTCGTCGGCGCTCACTACACCTACGCGGAAACGCCCCTCGGCTTCTGGCTGCGCGATGCCTTCGACCTGAGCCGCAACCACTACGACCGCATCGTCCACTTTGCCTACGGCCTGCTCATCGCCTATCCGTTCCGCGAAATCCTGCTGCGGGCGGCCGGGGTGCGGCCGGGCTGGTCGTACTTTCTGGCGGTCACCGCCGTGCTGGGGTTCAGCGGGTTTTACGAGGTGCTGGAGGCCGTAGTGGCGATGATCGTCAGCCCCGAACTGGGTGACGCCTATCTCGGTACCCAGGGCGACATCTGGGATGCCCAGCGCGACATGGGGCTGGCCTGCGTCGGCGCCATTCTCGCCATGCTCGCCACCGCCTGGCGGCAGCGGCAAAACACCTTGGCCGCAAAGGGCTTCGATGCCGAAGCCGCCGGCTAA
- a CDS encoding phosphoribulokinase: MSVRHPIVAVTGSSGAGTTTVKHAFAEIFRREGINAFFVDGDSFRRYDRAAMKRVVAAAQAAGRPISHFGPEANLFERLEGLFQEYSRTGSGLYRHYLGSREAAVRHGGEEGSFTSWQEIPPGSDLLFYEGLHGACIESTWSRREMSPSHNPLIMKLRQQQQERGDRGVDVARWVDLLIGVVPSINLEWIQKIHRDCAVKGSSAEAVTATILRRLPDYLRYITPQFSLTDINFQRVPLVDTSNPFIARDIPTPDESMVVIRFREPKRHDFPDLKRRLPNSFMSRPNTLVVPGGHMGHAIEVICAPLVQELLERQRSHG; this comes from the coding sequence ATGTCGGTGCGCCATCCCATCGTCGCCGTGACCGGTTCGTCCGGTGCCGGCACCACGACCGTCAAACATGCCTTTGCCGAGATCTTCCGGCGCGAGGGCATCAACGCCTTTTTCGTCGATGGCGACAGTTTCCGCCGCTACGACCGCGCTGCCATGAAACGGGTCGTGGCCGCGGCCCAGGCGGCCGGCCGTCCCATCAGTCACTTCGGGCCCGAGGCCAATCTGTTCGAGCGGCTGGAGGGGTTGTTCCAGGAATACTCCCGTACCGGCAGCGGCCTCTATCGCCACTACCTCGGCAGCCGCGAGGCGGCGGTGCGGCATGGCGGCGAGGAGGGCAGCTTCACGTCATGGCAGGAAATACCCCCCGGCTCAGACCTGTTGTTTTACGAAGGGTTGCATGGCGCCTGCATCGAATCCACCTGGAGCCGGCGCGAGATGAGCCCGTCGCACAACCCCCTGATCATGAAGCTGCGCCAGCAGCAACAGGAGCGGGGTGATCGCGGCGTCGACGTGGCGCGCTGGGTGGACCTGCTCATCGGCGTGGTGCCCAGCATCAATCTGGAGTGGATCCAGAAGATCCACCGCGACTGTGCGGTGAAGGGCAGTTCCGCCGAGGCGGTGACCGCCACCATCCTGCGCCGCCTGCCCGACTACCTGCGCTACATCACGCCGCAGTTTTCCCTCACCGACATCAACTTCCAGCGTGTGCCGCTGGTGGATACCTCCAATCCGTTCATCGCCCGCGACATCCCGACACCGGACGAAAGCATGGTGGTGATCCGCTTCCGCGAGCCGAAGCGCCACGATTTCCCCGACCTCAAGCGCCGCCTGCCCAACAGCTTCATGTCGCGTCCCAACACCCTGGTGGTGCCGGGTGGCCACATGGGCCATGCCATCGAAGTGATCTGTGCGCCGCTGGTGCAGGAGTTGCTGGAGCGCCAGCGCAGCCATGGCTGA
- a CDS encoding ion transporter, whose translation MEQSLKRTQLGRWIESLPVQKFIITLIVINAVTLGLETSPAVMAQAGDVLHLLDRVILAVFVAEIAIKLVAFGGRFFRNPWNVFDFVVVGIALVPASGPLAVLRALRVLRVLRLISMMPRLRLVVEALLLAVPGIASIAGLMLLIFYVAAVMATGLFGPQFPEWFGSIGASMYTLFQVMTLESWSMGIARPVMEAYPWAWAFFIPFILIATFTMLNLFIAIIVNTMQTMHEAEFKQEQAAIEEAVHEESSQVSRELRALREEIRVLREALAERNDQA comes from the coding sequence ATGGAGCAGTCACTGAAGCGCACGCAGCTGGGTCGCTGGATCGAATCGCTGCCGGTACAGAAATTCATCATCACGTTGATCGTCATCAATGCCGTCACCCTGGGCCTGGAAACCTCGCCCGCGGTAATGGCGCAGGCGGGCGATGTGCTGCACCTGCTCGACCGCGTGATCCTGGCGGTGTTCGTGGCGGAGATCGCCATCAAGCTGGTGGCGTTCGGCGGGCGTTTCTTCCGCAATCCCTGGAATGTGTTCGACTTCGTCGTCGTCGGCATCGCCCTGGTGCCGGCCAGCGGGCCGCTGGCGGTGCTGCGTGCCCTGCGCGTGCTGCGTGTGCTGCGCCTGATTTCCATGATGCCGCGCCTGCGCCTGGTGGTGGAGGCGCTGCTGCTGGCAGTTCCGGGCATCGCCTCCATCGCCGGGCTGATGCTGCTGATTTTCTATGTGGCGGCGGTGATGGCCACCGGCCTGTTCGGCCCGCAGTTCCCGGAATGGTTCGGCAGCATCGGCGCCTCCATGTACACCCTGTTCCAGGTGATGACCCTGGAGAGCTGGTCGATGGGCATCGCGCGCCCGGTGATGGAGGCCTATCCCTGGGCCTGGGCCTTCTTCATCCCCTTCATCCTCATCGCCACCTTCACCATGCTCAACCTGTTCATCGCCATCATCGTCAACACCATGCAGACCATGCATGAGGCGGAATTCAAACAGGAGCAGGCCGCCATCGAGGAGGCGGTGCATGAGGAAAGTTCACAGGTGAGCCGGGAACTGCGCGCACTGCGCGAGGAGATTCGCGTTCTCAGGGAGGCACTGGCGGAGCGGAACGATCAGGCGTAG
- a CDS encoding AAA family ATPase yields MYALLNQVITQAGQIILGKEHPIRLALACLLARGHLLIEDLPGVGKTTLAHVLATTLGLRFNRIQFTSDLLPADILGVSVYERESGEFRFHPGPIFAQLILADEVNRATPKTQSALLEAMEEHQVSSEGETRPLPEPFFVIATQNPANQIGTFPLPESQLDRFLMRIELGYPDAQAERALLAGSDRRELLAGLPPVMTPEQLVQAQAQVRAVKASPALLDYVQALLEYSRRSPHFLTGLSPRAGLALLAAARAWALLDGRDFVLPEDVQAVLPHVVGHRLQQVQADGAGGSTVLAARFNEVAIP; encoded by the coding sequence ATGTACGCCCTACTCAATCAGGTCATAACCCAGGCCGGCCAGATCATCCTCGGCAAGGAACACCCCATCCGCCTCGCCCTCGCCTGCCTGCTCGCGCGCGGCCACCTGCTCATCGAGGACCTGCCCGGCGTGGGCAAGACCACCCTCGCCCATGTCCTCGCCACCACCCTCGGGCTGCGCTTCAACCGTATCCAGTTCACCTCGGACCTGCTGCCGGCCGATATCCTCGGTGTCTCGGTATATGAGCGTGAGTCGGGCGAGTTCCGCTTCCACCCCGGCCCGATCTTCGCCCAGCTGATCCTGGCGGACGAGGTCAACCGTGCCACACCCAAGACCCAGAGCGCCCTGCTGGAGGCGATGGAAGAGCATCAGGTCAGCAGCGAGGGCGAGACACGCCCTCTGCCGGAGCCCTTCTTCGTCATCGCCACGCAGAATCCTGCCAATCAGATCGGCACCTTCCCCCTGCCGGAGTCGCAGCTGGATCGCTTTCTCATGCGCATCGAGCTGGGTTATCCCGATGCCCAGGCCGAACGTGCCCTGCTCGCCGGCAGCGATCGGCGCGAGCTGCTCGCCGGATTGCCGCCGGTGATGACACCGGAACAGCTGGTGCAGGCGCAGGCCCAGGTGCGGGCCGTGAAGGCCAGCCCGGCCTTGCTCGACTACGTGCAGGCCTTGCTGGAATACTCGCGCCGCTCGCCGCACTTCCTCACCGGCCTGTCGCCGCGCGCCGGCCTCGCCCTGCTCGCCGCAGCACGCGCCTGGGCCCTGCTGGACGGGCGCGACTTCGTTCTGCCGGAAGACGTGCAGGCGGTTCTGCCGCACGTGGTCGGCCACCGCCTGCAGCAGGTGCAGGCCGATGGCGCCGGCGGCAGCACGGTGCTGGCGGCCCGGTTCAACGAGGTCGCCATTCCCTGA